Genomic segment of Caldisericota bacterium:
ATGAACAAGATGCATTTCTTGCAAGTAAAGCTACAGTAACTCCCAAAGTTGTTACTAACAGATTCTTGTCCATTGTTACCGTTTCTCAAGGAGAAGGATTTGACCAGATTTTTCTTAGTTTAGGAGTTGATGTTTTGGTGGGAGGCGGCCAAACTATGAATCCTTCAATCAATGATATTCTTGCAGGTATTAATAAGTGCACAAAAAAATATGTTGTTATTTTTCCGAACAATCCCAATATAATCCTTGCTGCTAATGCAGCAAAAGATTTAGTAAAAGACAAAATCGTCGAGGTAGTACCTACAAAGAATATGGTCCAGGCAATACCCGTTATCCTTTCGTTTAATAAGGAGGGAACATTTGAAGACAATGTCAAGCGTGCAAATGAAATTCTCTCTGAAATGCACTCGTTTTCTGTCACGTACTCAGTGCGTAATACAAAAATAAATGGGCTTGATATGAAAAAGGGTGATATTTTAGGGTTAACAAATGGCAAAATTATGTTGAAAGGTAAGAATCCGCAAACTGTTTTATTTAATTTATTTAAGAAAAATACAGAAACTGTTGAAGACTACGAATTTGTGAGCATATATTATGGCAAAGAGGTAAACAAAAAAGATGTAGAAAAGGTTGCAAAGAGGATTGAAAAGGCGTTTCCGAATTTAGAGGTGGAAGTTGTCTACGGAGGCCAGCCGTTTTATTACTACCTTGCATCGTTAGAGTGAGGTAAAGATGAAAACTTATGCTGAATTTGTCAAAGATAAAATAAATTTTAAAGCCGATTTTGCCATTATTATTGGGTCAGGCCTTTCATCGATTCTTGACAAAGTGCAAATTGTTAAAAAAATTTCTTATCAAGAAATTCCAAGGTATCCTGTGTCAACAGTGGCGGGACATACAGGAGAGCTTATTTTTGGAACTCTTTCCGGGAAAAATATTTTGATTTTTAATGGAAGAGTGCATTTTTATGAAGGTTATAGTATGAGAGAAATTACCTCAAGCGTGTATCTTGCCCATGCGACTGGCGCTAATAATATAATTATAACAAACGCAGCTGGTGCCGTGAATACTGCATTGAATGTAGGCGATATTATGCTGATCAGGGATCATGTTAACTTCATTTTTGCGGACAATCCTTTGCGTGAAGAAAAAGGAAATGAGCGTTTTGTAGACTTGATCAACGCATATGATAAAGAATATCGGGCAAAAGTAGCTGAAATTGCCCGTAAAAAAAGAATAAATGTAAAAGAAGGTGTTTATTGTGCTGTGGCTGGCCCCAATTATGAGACAATGGCAGAACTTACTCTTATGAATCGGCTTGGAATTGATGCAGTGGGAATGTCTACAGTACCCGAAGTGATTGTTGCACGATATCTCAAAATGAAGGTGTTGGGTTTTTCCTGCATTACAGATAGTGTGTTTGTAGATGGTAAGGTGACGCATGAAAAAGTTTTAGATATGGCTAGTCGTTGTGGCAAAAATATATCTTGTTTAATTGAAGAATTTCTTAAGGAGATATGATATGAATATTGTTGACATCATTGAACAAAAGAAGAGAGGAACAAAACTTCTAAAAGAAGAGATCGATTTTTTCGTACAGGGATATTCTGACGGAACCATTCCGGATTACCAAATTTCTGCTCTTCTTATGGCGATATGGTTTAATGGTATGGATAGCGAAGAAACTACCGAGCTTACGCTTGCTATGGTGAGAAGTGGAAAAACATTAGACCTTTCTCAAATAAGAGGCATAAAAGTTGATAAACATAGTTCCGGTGGAGTTGCTGATACAGTATCATTACCACTGGTTGCACTTGTCGCTGCAAATGGTGTACCCGTTGCAAAAATGTCAGGAAGAGGACTAGGGTATTCCGGTGGCACGATAGATAAACTTGAAGCAATATCCAACTTTAAGGTTGAGCTTCCTATAGAGGAATTTATTGATCATGTAAACCGAAATGGTGGTGCAATTATTGCGCAGAGTAACGATTTGGTAGTGGCAGATAAAAAGCTATATGCTCTCAGAGATGTAACAGGCACGGTGGATAGCATTCCACTTATAGCAGCAAGTATTATGAGTAAAAAGATAGCAGCTGG
This window contains:
- a CDS encoding purine-nucleoside phosphorylase: MKTYAEFVKDKINFKADFAIIIGSGLSSILDKVQIVKKISYQEIPRYPVSTVAGHTGELIFGTLSGKNILIFNGRVHFYEGYSMREITSSVYLAHATGANNIIITNAAGAVNTALNVGDIMLIRDHVNFIFADNPLREEKGNERFVDLINAYDKEYRAKVAEIARKKRINVKEGVYCAVAGPNYETMAELTLMNRLGIDAVGMSTVPEVIVARYLKMKVLGFSCITDSVFVDGKVTHEKVLDMASRCGKNISCLIEEFLKEI